In Hydractinia symbiolongicarpus strain clone_291-10 chromosome 15, HSymV2.1, whole genome shotgun sequence, one DNA window encodes the following:
- the LOC130628674 gene encoding uncharacterized protein LOC130628674: MFLIIRKINIYSYNSIAKYKSNKGECSWYHGSRTSGSVHIDRVAVGQPYDQRTARELGFAKRLRSTCKDCGGGGRCSEHGRIRSTCQDCGGGSICIENGRRRSICKECGGGSICHHEKQRRYCCKNCFATKLAHHVKCLKRLKIFEYLYRN; encoded by the exons ATGTTTCTTATAATAAGAAAGATTAATATTTACTCATACAACTCCATagcaaaatataaatcaaacaaGGGAGAATGCTCTTGGTATCACGGATCTCGAACATCAGGATCTGTACATATCGATAGAGTCGCAGTTGGACAACCTTATGATCAAA GGACTGCAAGGGAATTGGGATTTGCAAAAAGATTAAGATCAACATGCAAAGACTGTGGAGGTGGGGGCAGATGCAGTGAACATGGTAGGATAAGATCAACATGCCAAGACTGTGGCGGTGGAAGCATATGTATCGAAAATGGTAGACGAAGGTCAATATGTAAGGAATGTGGGGGTGGAAGCATCTGCCATCATGAAAAACAAAGGCGATATTGTTGCAAAAATTGTTTTGCAACAAAGCTAGCTCACCATGTAAAATGTCTAAAAAGGTTAAAGATATTTGAGTACCTCTATAGAAATTAA